A DNA window from Gemella massiliensis contains the following coding sequences:
- a CDS encoding virulence RhuM family protein, with protein MSKEIKQDNGEILIYNADDGSTRIDVRFIDETVWLSQQQMAELFKTSRTNIVEHIGNIYDEGELNKESTCRDFRQVRKEGNRNVSRKITFYNLDMIISLGYRVKSKIATDFRKWATERLKEYIIKGFTMDDERLKNLGGGAYWKELLERIRDIRSSEKVFYRQVLDLFSTSIDYNSNSEEAKHFFATVQNKLHYAIHNHTTSEIIHSRVDSKKEFMGLTIFKGELPTLTEAKVAKNYLNEKELKSLNSLVSGYLDFAERQAEKKVMMTMKDWINHVDRILIATGEDLLKDNGKISRQQMIEKVEKEYKKYNEKTLTQVEKDYLLEINNIKNIASKGGDDNE; from the coding sequence ATGAGTAAAGAAATAAAACAAGATAACGGAGAGATATTAATATATAACGCAGATGATGGAAGTACCAGAATAGATGTTCGTTTTATTGATGAGACAGTATGGTTATCACAACAGCAAATGGCAGAGCTATTCAAAACTTCTAGAACAAATATTGTAGAACACATAGGAAATATCTATGATGAGGGTGAATTGAATAAAGAATCAACCTGTCGGGATTTCCGACAAGTTCGAAAAGAAGGAAATCGTAACGTTTCAAGAAAAATCACATTTTATAATTTAGATATGATAATATCACTTGGATATAGAGTAAAATCAAAAATAGCCACTGATTTTAGAAAGTGGGCGACAGAACGTTTAAAAGAGTATATTATCAAAGGCTTTACAATGGATGATGAAAGGCTCAAAAACTTGGGTGGTGGAGCATACTGGAAAGAGCTTTTAGAAAGAATTCGTGATATTCGCTCAAGCGAAAAAGTATTTTATCGTCAAGTATTAGATTTATTCTCTACAAGTATAGACTATAATTCTAATAGCGAAGAAGCTAAACATTTTTTTGCGACAGTTCAAAATAAACTTCATTATGCTATTCATAATCACACAACAAGTGAGATTATTCATAGCCGTGTTGATAGCAAAAAAGAATTTATGGGACTTACAATTTTCAAAGGAGAGTTACCCACATTAACAGAGGCAAAGGTGGCAAAAAATTATTTGAATGAAAAAGAACTAAAGAGTCTAAATTCTTTAGTTTCAGGATACTTAGATTTTGCAGAAAGACAAGCAGAAAAAAAAGTTATGATGACTATGAAAGATTGGATAAATCATGTGGATAGAATATTAATAGCAACCGGAGAAGATTTGCTAAAAGATAATGGCAAAATATCAAGACAACAAATGATAGAAAAAGTTGAAAAAGAATATAAAAAATATAATGAAAAAACATTAACACAAGTAGAAAAAGACTATCTTCTTGAAATTAATAATATAAAAAATATTGCCTCAAAAGGTGGGGATGACAATGAGTAA
- a CDS encoding restriction endonuclease subunit S: MSKIDELLKDEKVEWKKLGEVCNIKRGRVISKIYLEERKGEFPVYSSQTRNNGEIGRISTYDFDGEFATWTTDGAYAGTVFYRNGKFSVTNICGLIEPKDNKKLLVKFIVYWLQIEAKKHVKGGSGNPKLMSNVVERIKIPIPSIETQEKIVKTLDKFTNYVTELQARTKQYEYYRDMLLSEEYLNKISAKIEGIRNNGEISFYTLSQVFNTKNGYTPSKSVQEYWNSKDIPWFKMEDIRENGNILSYAKNYVSNSAIKGELFEQNSIILSTSATIGEHALITVPFLANQRFTCFSLKDNYKKEVNIKYAYYYFYIIDKWCSNNIKIGNFPSVDVSILLTQTIPIPDIEIQNKIVEILDRFQSLLADTKGLLPQEIEQRQKQYGYYREKLLSFKR, from the coding sequence ATGAGTAAAATAGATGAATTACTAAAAGACGAAAAAGTAGAATGGAAAAAACTTGGAGAAGTTTGTAATATTAAGAGAGGTCGTGTTATATCCAAAATCTATTTAGAGGAACGTAAAGGGGAATTTCCTGTATATTCATCTCAAACAAGAAATAATGGAGAAATAGGAAGAATAAGCACATATGATTTTGATGGAGAATTTGCAACATGGACTACAGATGGAGCATATGCTGGGACAGTTTTCTATAGAAATGGAAAGTTCTCAGTAACAAATATTTGTGGACTGATTGAGCCAAAAGATAATAAAAAATTATTGGTTAAGTTTATAGTATATTGGTTACAAATTGAAGCAAAAAAGCATGTAAAAGGGGGTTCAGGGAACCCAAAATTAATGAGTAATGTAGTTGAAAGAATAAAAATTCCTATTCCATCAATAGAAACACAAGAAAAAATTGTAAAAACACTTGACAAATTTACAAATTATGTTACTGAATTACAGGCTAGAACTAAACAGTATGAATATTATAGAGATATGCTTTTAAGCGAAGAATATTTGAATAAAATTTCTGCAAAAATAGAAGGAATTAGAAATAATGGGGAGATATCATTTTATACATTATCTCAAGTATTTAATACGAAAAACGGTTATACACCTTCTAAATCTGTTCAGGAGTATTGGAATAGTAAAGATATCCCGTGGTTTAAGATGGAAGATATTAGAGAAAATGGAAATATATTAAGTTATGCAAAAAATTATGTTTCAAATTCTGCAATAAAAGGAGAACTATTTGAGCAAAACTCTATTATTTTATCAACATCTGCGACTATAGGAGAACATGCTTTAATAACAGTTCCATTTTTAGCGAATCAAAGATTTACTTGTTTTTCATTGAAAGATAATTACAAAAAAGAAGTAAATATAAAGTATGCATATTATTACTTTTATATAATTGATAAATGGTGTAGTAATAATATAAAAATTGGTAATTTTCCGTCTGTAGACGTTAGTATATTGTTAACACAGACAATTCCTATACCAGATATTGAAATTCAAAACAAAATAGTTGAAATTCTTGATAGATTTCAATCTTTATTGGCTGATACAAAAGGTTTGTTGCCACAAGAAATTGAACAAAGACAAAAACAATATGGATATTATAGAGAAAAATTATTAAGTTTTAAAAGATAG
- a CDS encoding ADP-ribosylglycohydrolase family protein: MNNIKDRLKGVLYGFSIVDVMGATTEFMSEAEIKRDYGKLTDIIGGGWLNLKTGGVTDDTQMPICVMEVL, encoded by the coding sequence ATGAATAATATTAAAGACAGATTAAAGGGTGTTCTCTATGGTTTTTCAATCGTAGATGTAATGGGAGCTACTACCGAGTTTATGAGTGAGGCTGAAATAAAAAGAGACTATGGCAAGCTGACTGATATAATAGGTGGAGGTTGGCTCAACTTAAAAACTGGAGGAGTTACAGATGATACACAGATGCCGATTTGTGTTATGGAAGTCTTATGA
- a CDS encoding type I restriction endonuclease subunit R, translated as MKTIDKKNIHNNFLQVVNQVTGGEKNQNRYDVTILVNGLPLVHIELKKRGVNLHEAFNQIHRYSKESFNLDNSLYKFVQIFVISNGTYTRYFANTTAKNKNNYEFTCEWADAKNKVICDLEDFTKTFFEKRVILEVLTKYCVFDVNNTLLIMRPYQIAATESILWKIKSSYESKKAGRPEAGGFIWHTTGSGKTLTSFKTARLATTLGYIDKVFFVVDRKDLDYQTMKEYQRFQPDSVNGSKDTRELKRCIERDDNRIVVTTIQKLNEFVKKNPNHPIYDKHCVFIFDECHRSQFGDAQKNIRKAFKKYYQFGFTGTPIFPQNSLGGNTTSDIFGAQLHSYVITDAIRDGKVLKFKVDYNNIIPRFKMAEKEEDEKKLAKLENKMLLHPERITEITKHILKVFDTKTHRNEFYDLKHRRLNGFNAMFAVQSVEAAKLYYEEFQTTRVST; from the coding sequence ATAAAAACTATTGATAAGAAAAATATTCACAATAATTTTTTGCAGGTTGTAAATCAAGTTACTGGCGGAGAAAAAAATCAAAATCGTTATGATGTAACTATTCTAGTAAACGGATTGCCTCTAGTTCATATTGAGTTAAAAAAACGTGGAGTAAATTTACACGAGGCATTTAACCAAATTCACAGATATAGCAAAGAGAGTTTTAATTTGGATAATTCTCTTTATAAATTTGTACAAATTTTTGTAATTTCTAACGGAACCTATACCAGATATTTTGCAAATACAACTGCAAAAAATAAAAATAATTATGAATTTACTTGTGAATGGGCAGATGCTAAAAATAAGGTAATTTGTGATTTAGAGGATTTTACTAAAACTTTTTTTGAGAAGCGTGTCATTCTTGAAGTTCTCACAAAATATTGTGTTTTTGATGTTAATAATACTTTGTTAATAATGCGCCCCTATCAGATTGCAGCTACAGAAAGCATTTTGTGGAAGATAAAATCAAGTTATGAGTCGAAAAAAGCCGGTAGACCTGAAGCCGGAGGTTTTATTTGGCATACAACAGGTTCAGGTAAAACATTAACTTCTTTTAAAACGGCACGACTAGCTACAACATTAGGTTATATAGATAAAGTATTTTTTGTGGTAGATAGAAAAGATTTAGATTACCAAACGATGAAGGAGTATCAAAGATTCCAGCCGGATAGTGTAAACGGAAGTAAAGATACAAGAGAACTGAAAAGGTGTATCGAAAGAGATGACAATAGAATTGTTGTTACTACAATTCAAAAGTTAAATGAATTTGTAAAGAAAAATCCTAATCATCCAATTTATGATAAGCATTGTGTTTTTATATTTGATGAATGTCATCGTTCTCAGTTTGGAGATGCACAGAAAAATATAAGAAAAGCATTTAAAAAATACTACCAGTTCGGTTTTACGGGAACACCGATATTTCCACAAAATTCTCTTGGTGGAAATACAACATCGGATATATTCGGAGCTCAGCTTCATAGTTATGTAATTACAGACGCTATTCGTGATGGAAAGGTTTTAAAATTCAAGGTTGATTATAATAATATCATACCTAGATTTAAGATGGCAGAAAAAGAAGAAGATGAAAAAAAATTAGCAAAATTAGAAAATAAAATGTTGCTTCATCCGGAGCGAATCACGGAAATTACAAAACATATTCTTAAGGTGTTCGATACAAAGACACATCGAAATGAATTTTATGATTTAAAACATAGAAGATTAAATGGATTTAATGCGATGTTTGCTGTTCAAAGTGTAGAGGCTGCAAAATTGTATTATGAAGAGTTTCAAACAACAAGAGTTTCTACCTGA
- a CDS encoding type I restriction endonuclease subunit R, EcoR124 family — MKSFKQQEFLPEEKRLKVATIYSFSANEEPSAIGEITEENFEPSAMDSTSKEFLNKVIDDYNKQFKTNYSTDGKEFQNYYKNLSQKVKDKEVDLLIVVGMFLTGFDAPTLNTLFVDKNLRYHGLIQAFSRTNRILNKVKTFGNIVCFRNLEKATEDAIKTFGDENSVNVILEKSYDEYIHGFTDEETGKTFKGYVDICEEIIAKFPDTTEIVFEADKKEFVQLFGELLKAENILRNFDEFESFEKIISDRQMQDMKSVYVDIRESILNERRSEKAEGEQVDFSNVEFQIDLLKTDEINLDYILALILEKSKENEDVENLKAEVRRAIRSSLDTRAKENLIMEFISKTKLSELKNTDDILEKFYMFARKEKENKIKSLVEEEKLKEGAMRFITKSIDNGYVEYAGDELDRIIPPTSRRGGGREKKKESVLEKIRKIVEIFVGI, encoded by the coding sequence ATGAAGAGTTTCAAACAACAAGAGTTTCTACCTGAAGAAAAGAGATTAAAAGTTGCTACAATCTATAGTTTTTCTGCAAACGAAGAACCCTCCGCTATTGGTGAAATAACAGAAGAAAATTTTGAGCCGTCTGCTATGGATTCAACTTCAAAAGAGTTTTTGAATAAGGTTATTGATGATTACAATAAACAGTTTAAAACAAATTATTCAACTGATGGAAAGGAATTTCAAAATTACTATAAAAACTTGTCTCAAAAAGTAAAGGATAAGGAAGTTGATTTGCTAATTGTAGTAGGAATGTTTTTAACAGGTTTTGATGCGCCAACATTGAATACTCTGTTTGTAGATAAAAACTTAAGATATCACGGTTTAATTCAAGCATTTTCAAGAACTAACCGTATTTTAAATAAAGTAAAGACTTTTGGAAACATTGTATGTTTTAGAAACTTGGAAAAAGCTACAGAAGATGCAATTAAAACTTTTGGAGATGAAAATAGTGTCAATGTTATTTTAGAAAAGAGTTATGATGAATATATACATGGTTTTACAGACGAGGAAACAGGAAAGACGTTTAAGGGATATGTTGATATATGTGAAGAAATAATTGCCAAATTTCCGGATACAACTGAAATTGTTTTTGAAGCAGATAAAAAAGAATTTGTACAACTTTTTGGAGAATTGTTAAAAGCTGAAAATATTCTTAGAAATTTCGATGAATTTGAAAGTTTTGAAAAAATTATTTCTGATAGACAAATGCAAGACATGAAAAGTGTATATGTAGATATCAGAGAAAGTATTTTGAATGAAAGACGAAGTGAAAAGGCTGAAGGCGAACAGGTTGATTTTTCAAATGTCGAGTTTCAAATTGATTTGTTGAAAACTGATGAAATAAATTTAGACTATATTTTGGCTTTAATACTGGAAAAATCAAAAGAAAACGAAGATGTAGAAAATTTGAAAGCAGAAGTACGTCGAGCAATCAGATCAAGTCTTGATACAAGAGCAAAAGAAAACTTAATTATGGAGTTTATCAGCAAAACAAAATTGTCAGAATTAAAGAATACTGATGATATTCTTGAAAAGTTTTATATGTTTGCAAGAAAAGAAAAAGAAAATAAAATTAAATCTTTAGTTGAAGAAGAAAAGCTGAAAGAGGGAGCAATGCGTTTTATAACAAAATCTATTGATAACGGGTATGTGGAATATGCTGGAGATGAATTAGACCGTATAATTCCTCCAACTTCACGCAGAGGTGGGGGAAGAGAAAAAAAGAAAGAATCAGTATTAGAAAAAATAAGAAAAATTGTGGAAATTTTTGTAGGTATTTAG
- the adhE gene encoding bifunctional acetaldehyde-CoA/alcohol dehydrogenase yields the protein MVKEKETVVNPEEEVDVLVKKALVALDEFIKIEDQEKIDSIVQAAAVAALEEHGPLAIAAVEETGRGNVEDKAIKNLYASEYITNNLRGLKTVGVIDRDESDGLVAIAEPVGVICGIVPTTNPTSTTVFKSLICLKTRNPIIFSFHPAANECSKKAARIVYEAAVKAGAPKDCIQFIEKPTLDGTNALMKHPGVSTILATGGGGMVKAAYSCGKPALGVGPGNVPAYVHKDAKLKQAVNDIVLGKAFDNGMICASEQAAIVDKEVYDEFIKLIKSHRVYFVNKEEKAKLEKLLFGVEAYSENVNTAKLNSVIVGKYAEDIAKMAGFEVPKGTVILAAECEEVGVNEPLTREKLSPVLAILKSTSTEDGIEKSRQMVEFNGLGHSAAVHTQDADVAEKFGKVVRACRIIWNSPASFGGIGDVYNAFIPSLTLGCGSFGGNSVSGNIGAVNLLNIKLVGRRNNNLQWYKIPPKVYFEPNAIRYLSEMEGLEKVMIVTDESMVKLGFAARIIDQLNRRKNKVQYEIFAGVEPNPDITTVRRGLEIMNSFKPNAIISLGGGSAIDAGKIMWLFYERPDADFKELVQKFMDIRKRTVKFPHLGNKAKFIAVATTSGTGSEVTPFAVISDKEHGKKYPLADYALTPHVAIVDPNLVMTVPARPTASTGMDVLTHATEAYTSILANDYTDGIALQAIKIVFENLEKSVREFDKDAREKMHNASCLAGMAFANAFLGICHSMAHKIGGKFGTIHGETNATLLPYVIRYNGTRPGKVSIWPKYEHYKAAERFQDIARMLGLKADTPEEAVESYAQAVFELGKRVGTPMSFKDHGVDYEAFKAELRTLALDAYEDQCTPANPRLALLKDLEGIMEAAWFGYDKKKYEENK from the coding sequence ATGGTAAAAGAAAAAGAAACTGTTGTAAATCCAGAAGAAGAAGTTGATGTTCTTGTCAAGAAAGCACTAGTTGCACTTGACGAATTCATAAAAATAGAAGATCAGGAAAAAATTGACTCAATTGTTCAAGCCGCCGCTGTTGCCGCTTTAGAAGAGCACGGTCCTCTTGCTATTGCAGCAGTTGAAGAAACAGGTCGCGGTAATGTAGAAGATAAAGCTATTAAAAATTTATATGCTTCTGAATATATTACGAATAATCTTCGTGGACTAAAAACTGTCGGTGTTATTGATAGAGACGAATCGGACGGTCTTGTTGCGATTGCTGAACCGGTCGGTGTTATTTGCGGTATAGTACCTACCACCAACCCCACCTCTACCACTGTTTTCAAATCTCTTATTTGTTTGAAAACTCGTAACCCTATAATCTTTAGTTTCCACCCTGCAGCGAACGAATGTTCTAAAAAAGCTGCAAGAATCGTTTATGAAGCTGCCGTTAAAGCCGGAGCTCCTAAAGATTGTATCCAATTTATCGAAAAACCTACACTAGACGGTACAAACGCTTTAATGAAACATCCCGGCGTTTCTACTATTCTTGCTACCGGTGGTGGCGGAATGGTTAAAGCCGCTTACTCTTGTGGAAAACCTGCTCTTGGTGTTGGTCCGGGTAACGTACCTGCTTATGTTCATAAAGATGCTAAACTAAAACAAGCTGTTAACGACATAGTTTTAGGAAAAGCTTTTGATAACGGTATGATTTGTGCCAGTGAACAAGCTGCTATTGTAGACAAAGAAGTTTATGATGAGTTTATTAAACTTATAAAATCACATCGTGTTTACTTTGTTAATAAAGAAGAAAAAGCTAAATTAGAAAAATTATTATTCGGAGTTGAGGCATATTCTGAAAATGTTAATACCGCTAAATTAAATTCTGTAATCGTTGGTAAATATGCTGAAGATATTGCTAAAATGGCAGGCTTTGAAGTTCCGAAAGGAACCGTTATACTGGCTGCTGAATGTGAGGAAGTTGGGGTAAATGAACCTCTTACACGTGAAAAACTTTCACCGGTACTTGCTATTCTTAAATCAACCAGCACAGAAGACGGTATTGAAAAATCTCGTCAAATGGTTGAATTTAACGGTTTAGGACACAGTGCCGCTGTCCACACTCAAGATGCAGATGTTGCTGAAAAATTCGGTAAGGTAGTTAGAGCTTGTCGTATTATTTGGAATTCTCCAGCTTCATTCGGTGGTATCGGAGATGTGTACAACGCATTTATTCCATCACTTACATTAGGTTGTGGTAGCTTTGGCGGTAACTCTGTTTCTGGAAATATCGGCGCAGTAAATCTTCTTAACATCAAGTTAGTTGGACGTAGAAATAACAATCTTCAGTGGTATAAAATTCCACCAAAAGTTTATTTTGAACCCAATGCCATCAGATATCTAAGTGAAATGGAGGGTTTAGAAAAGGTGATGATCGTAACTGACGAATCTATGGTTAAACTTGGATTTGCAGCTCGTATCATCGATCAACTTAACAGACGTAAAAACAAAGTTCAGTATGAAATATTCGCAGGCGTTGAGCCTAACCCTGATATTACAACCGTACGTCGCGGTTTGGAAATTATGAACTCATTTAAACCTAATGCTATAATTTCTCTTGGTGGTGGTTCTGCTATTGACGCCGGTAAAATTATGTGGTTGTTCTATGAAAGACCTGATGCAGACTTTAAAGAACTTGTTCAAAAATTCATGGATATCAGAAAACGTACTGTAAAATTCCCGCATTTAGGAAATAAAGCGAAATTTATCGCTGTTGCTACTACATCAGGTACAGGTAGTGAGGTTACTCCTTTTGCTGTTATTTCAGATAAAGAACATGGTAAAAAATATCCATTAGCTGATTATGCACTTACACCGCATGTAGCAATCGTAGATCCTAATTTGGTTATGACAGTACCTGCCAGACCTACAGCATCTACAGGTATGGATGTTCTTACTCACGCAACAGAAGCCTATACTTCTATACTTGCTAATGATTATACCGACGGTATCGCTCTACAAGCAATTAAAATTGTTTTTGAAAACTTGGAAAAATCTGTTAGAGAATTTGATAAAGATGCACGTGAAAAAATGCACAACGCTTCTTGCTTAGCCGGTATGGCATTCGCTAATGCGTTCTTAGGTATCTGTCACTCTATGGCACACAAAATCGGTGGTAAATTCGGTACTATTCACGGTGAAACAAACGCTACTTTACTTCCATACGTTATTCGCTATAACGGTACTCGTCCCGGTAAAGTGTCTATTTGGCCAAAATATGAACACTATAAAGCTGCAGAAAGATTCCAAGACATTGCTCGTATGTTAGGACTTAAAGCCGATACTCCTGAAGAAGCTGTTGAATCTTATGCACAAGCAGTATTCGAATTAGGTAAACGTGTAGGTACTCCTATGAGCTTTAAAGATCACGGTGTGGATTACGAAGCATTTAAAGCTGAACTTCGTACCTTGGCACTTGATGCTTATGAAGACCAATGTACTCCAGCCAACCCAAGACTTGCTTTACTTAAAGACTTAGAGGGAATTATGGAAGCTGCATGGTTCGGATATGATAAGAAAAAATATGAAGAAAATAAATAG
- a CDS encoding ISL3 family transposase has product MNNFNTKTKEIKEGEFIKNLLQIKDKNITIEETHREIIKNNQKYFVFKGTLTYKPKKCKCCGCLNKGYTVVKNGFNELTRINLLKISGIPAYLELRKQRFKCKTCNKKFVATTSFVDKYCSISKNVKFSIMSDLADTLSFKQIAKMNNVSVNTVIRTLYKCKSHVDILNYNTLPEYLCFDELKFTKDSKNGMSFIFLDALTHEIIDIVDGRTEYILNNYFSRFSKEARSNVKAICIDIYTPYMKLIRNKFPNAEIVIDRFHIIQNVNRELYSKC; this is encoded by the coding sequence ATGAATAATTTTAACACAAAAACAAAAGAAATAAAAGAGGGAGAATTCATTAAAAACCTACTACAAATAAAAGATAAAAACATTACTATAGAGGAAACACATAGAGAAATCATTAAAAACAATCAAAAGTACTTTGTATTCAAAGGTACCTTAACATATAAACCCAAGAAGTGTAAATGCTGTGGTTGTCTTAATAAAGGTTATACTGTAGTTAAAAACGGCTTTAATGAACTTACTAGAATTAATCTATTAAAAATATCAGGTATCCCTGCTTATTTGGAACTAAGAAAGCAACGTTTCAAGTGTAAAACTTGTAATAAAAAATTTGTAGCTACTACTTCTTTTGTAGATAAATACTGTAGTATTTCTAAAAATGTTAAGTTTTCTATAATGAGTGATTTAGCTGATACTTTATCTTTTAAACAAATAGCCAAAATGAATAATGTATCGGTTAATACTGTTATAAGAACTCTTTATAAATGTAAATCCCATGTAGACATTCTTAACTATAATACCTTACCTGAGTATTTATGCTTTGATGAGTTAAAGTTTACTAAAGATAGTAAAAATGGTATGAGTTTTATTTTTTTAGATGCTTTAACTCATGAGATTATTGATATAGTTGATGGTAGAACTGAGTATATTTTAAATAATTATTTTTCCAGATTTTCTAAAGAGGCTAGAAGTAATGTTAAGGCTATTTGTATTGATATTTATACTCCTTATATGAAGTTGATTAGAAATAAGTTTCCTAATGCTGAAATTGTTATAGATAGGTTTCATATTATTCAAAATGTTAATAGAGAACTTTATTCAAAATGTTAA
- a CDS encoding transposase has product MLIENFIQNVNRELNRTRVKLMNIYKKQKGINYTLLKNNWKLILEDESNVTHGRFFFNRSFRSLVTRRDILDYLLGLDCIFKASYERVQDIRYAIRYRNELEFKELIEKSTIDLSDGVSKAINTMRKHKEYMLNSVRYSISNGSLEGINNKIKVLKRVSYGYNSFYNFRLRILVVSRLFVSEYKNNISFKGVLKNAKQHCIA; this is encoded by the coding sequence ATGTTAATAGAGAACTTTATTCAAAATGTTAATAGAGAACTTAATAGAACTAGAGTTAAGCTAATGAATATTTACAAAAAACAAAAAGGTATTAATTATACTCTTTTAAAAAATAATTGGAAGTTAATATTAGAAGATGAAAGTAATGTTACTCATGGTAGGTTTTTCTTTAATAGGAGTTTTAGGAGTTTAGTTACTAGACGTGATATTTTAGATTATTTATTAGGATTAGATTGTATATTTAAGGCTAGCTATGAGAGAGTTCAGGATATTAGATATGCAATAAGGTATAGAAATGAGTTGGAGTTTAAAGAATTAATTGAAAAATCTACTATCGATTTATCTGATGGTGTTAGTAAGGCTATTAATACTATGAGAAAACATAAAGAGTATATGCTTAATAGTGTTAGGTATTCTATCTCTAATGGTTCTTTGGAGGGTATTAATAATAAGATAAAGGTTTTAAAGAGAGTTTCTTATGGTTATAATAGCTTTTATAACTTTAGATTACGCATTTTAGTTGTTTCTAGGTTATTTGTTTCTGAGTATAAAAATAATATTTCTTTTAAGGGCGTTTTGAAAAATGCCAAGCAACACTGCATTGCTTAG
- a CDS encoding alpha/beta hydrolase, producing the protein MKKRFKKILIGVLIVMVAGFGFTGNYFYNFALNPKVDKSAIVSQDNDGNKEDKAVLNQWFESNKQEVTMSSVTKNKLVGYKFINPKATKWIFVVHGYTSEAKKMVTYIKQFYDKGYNVFAPDLIAHGKSAGDFISMGGYDSDDLVNWVKKISAENNNADTVLFGISMGAATVMNAIGKNLPTNVKAFIEDSGYVNLKQEFTYQLKKLFNLPSFPIIPAANTVTKIRAGYFFGDVDATTALKNTKLPALILHGEKDGFVPIEHGKEAYNLISSEKEFHSFAGAKHVQAERKYRKEYWSIIEKFLNKYFK; encoded by the coding sequence ATGAAAAAACGGTTTAAAAAAATATTGATTGGGGTGCTTATTGTTATGGTTGCAGGTTTTGGTTTTACAGGTAATTATTTTTATAATTTTGCATTAAACCCAAAGGTAGATAAAAGTGCGATAGTAAGTCAGGATAATGATGGCAATAAAGAAGATAAAGCTGTATTGAATCAGTGGTTTGAAAGTAATAAGCAAGAAGTAACGATGAGTTCTGTTACAAAAAACAAATTGGTGGGTTATAAGTTTATTAATCCGAAAGCAACTAAATGGATTTTTGTCGTTCACGGTTATACTAGTGAAGCTAAAAAAATGGTAACCTATATCAAACAGTTTTACGATAAAGGATACAATGTTTTTGCTCCTGATTTAATAGCACATGGGAAAAGTGCCGGAGATTTTATCTCCATGGGTGGCTACGATTCAGATGATTTAGTAAACTGGGTGAAAAAAATCTCAGCAGAAAATAATAATGCCGATACCGTATTATTTGGGATTAGCATGGGGGCTGCAACGGTAATGAATGCTATCGGCAAAAATTTGCCGACGAATGTTAAAGCGTTCATCGAAGATAGCGGGTATGTAAATTTAAAACAGGAATTTACATATCAGTTGAAAAAATTATTTAATCTTCCGAGTTTTCCCATTATACCGGCAGCTAATACGGTGACAAAAATTAGAGCGGGATATTTTTTTGGAGATGTCGACGCAACAACGGCTTTAAAGAATACAAAATTACCGGCGTTGATTTTGCACGGTGAAAAAGACGGCTTTGTACCGATCGAGCATGGAAAAGAAGCGTATAATTTGATCAGTTCTGAAAAAGAATTTCATAGTTTTGCCGGAGCAAAACACGTCCAAGCAGAACGCAAATATCGTAAAGAGTATTGGAGTATAATAGAAAAATTTTTAAATAAATATTTTAAATAA